Proteins found in one Synechococcus sp. LA31 genomic segment:
- a CDS encoding ABC transporter ATP-binding protein has translation MAARQSAEPVLKLDQLVVRYPAATSDTLAGLTLTLNAGERLALVGPSGCGKSTVARAVLQLLPLGSTCSGGLELGGKDPRALRRGALRQLRGEAVGLVFQDPMTRLNPLLNIGEHLADTLAQHRPSWKRHQVRLRAEMLLERVGISCDRYGSYPHEFSGGMRQRLAIALAMALEPALVIADEPTTSLDVAVAGQVMEELCRLCEESGTALLLISHDLAMAGRWCQQIAVLDQGRLVEQAAATQLLTQPQSDLGQRLVHAARAREGSRTPAAPADAPLLLELEDLRCWHPLPGLPWQRRWYRAVDGVSLKLRQGETVGVVGASGCGKSTLCRALMGLVPVRGGSVRLQGQDLRRLRGEPLRRARRRIQMVFQDPLACLNPVMTVADAIADPLLIHGMASRAEARERARELLAAVGLNPPEAYANRLPRQLSGGQQQRVAIARALVLQPQVLLCDESVSMLDAEIQAEVLQLLRELQERLGLGMIFVTHDLSVASGFCQRVIVLDGGRIVEQGPGDQLLEHPQAAITRTLVDACPRLPSAA, from the coding sequence ATGGCCGCACGGCAGAGCGCTGAGCCGGTGCTGAAGCTCGATCAATTAGTGGTGCGCTACCCGGCTGCCACCAGCGACACGCTGGCCGGGCTGACGCTGACCCTCAACGCCGGCGAGCGCCTGGCCCTGGTGGGTCCCTCTGGCTGCGGCAAGAGCACCGTGGCCCGGGCGGTGCTGCAGCTGCTGCCATTGGGGAGCACCTGCAGCGGCGGGCTGGAGCTAGGCGGCAAAGATCCGCGGGCGTTGCGGCGTGGCGCGCTGCGGCAGCTACGGGGCGAGGCGGTGGGCCTGGTGTTTCAAGACCCGATGACGCGGCTCAACCCGCTGCTGAACATTGGCGAGCACCTCGCCGACACCCTCGCCCAACACCGCCCCAGCTGGAAACGCCACCAAGTGCGGCTGCGGGCAGAGATGTTGCTGGAGCGGGTCGGCATCAGCTGCGATCGCTACGGCAGCTACCCCCACGAGTTCAGTGGCGGCATGCGCCAGCGGCTGGCGATCGCCCTGGCGATGGCGCTGGAGCCAGCGCTGGTGATCGCCGATGAACCCACCACCAGCCTGGATGTGGCCGTGGCGGGGCAGGTGATGGAGGAGCTCTGCCGGCTGTGCGAGGAATCAGGCACGGCACTGCTCCTCATCAGCCACGATCTGGCCATGGCGGGCCGCTGGTGCCAGCAGATCGCCGTGCTCGATCAGGGGCGCCTGGTGGAGCAGGCAGCCGCCACCCAGCTGCTCACCCAGCCGCAATCCGATCTGGGGCAACGGCTGGTGCACGCAGCCCGTGCTCGCGAGGGCAGCCGCACGCCGGCAGCCCCGGCCGATGCACCGCTGCTTTTGGAACTGGAGGATCTGCGCTGCTGGCATCCGCTGCCGGGCCTTCCCTGGCAGCGGCGTTGGTACCGGGCTGTGGATGGGGTCAGCCTGAAACTGCGCCAGGGTGAAACCGTGGGCGTGGTGGGGGCCTCAGGCTGCGGCAAGAGCACCCTGTGCCGGGCCCTGATGGGTCTGGTACCGGTGCGCGGCGGGAGCGTGCGGCTCCAGGGCCAGGATCTACGCCGATTGCGAGGCGAGCCGCTGCGGCGGGCACGGCGACGCATTCAGATGGTGTTCCAAGACCCGCTGGCCTGCCTCAACCCGGTGATGACCGTGGCCGACGCCATCGCCGATCCACTACTGATTCACGGGATGGCCAGCCGCGCCGAAGCCCGCGAACGGGCCCGGGAGCTACTGGCGGCCGTAGGGCTCAACCCACCAGAGGCCTATGCCAACCGCCTGCCGCGCCAGCTCTCGGGCGGCCAACAGCAACGGGTGGCGATCGCGCGCGCCCTGGTGCTGCAACCCCAGGTGCTGCTGTGCGATGAAAGCGTGAGCATGCTCGACGCTGAGATCCAAGCCGAGGTGTTGCAACTGCTGCGGGAGCTACAGGAACGGCTGGGGCTCGGGATGATCTTTGTGACGCACGACCTCTCGGTGGCCAGCGGCTTCTGCCAGCGGGTGATCGTGCTCGACGGGGGCCGGATCGTGGAGCAGGGGCCCGGCGATCAACTGCTGGAGCATCCGCAGGCAGCCATCACCCGCACGCTGGTGGATGCATGCCCACGGTTGCCATCAGCGGCTTGA
- a CDS encoding bifunctional (p)ppGpp synthetase/guanosine-3',5'-bis(diphosphate) 3'-pyrophosphohydrolase translates to MLQAVTGTAKAAAPEQTVTAGAALARELGLREIHGPADYGIQLPEWLCRCIEHVPPGAGDSCPTDAEGLLASAFHFAFQLHDGQVRASGEPYICHPVAVADLLRDIGASAGVIAAGFLHDVVEDTDVTPEEIEQHFGLEVRGLVEGVTKLGGIHFTNKTEAQAENLRRMFLAMASDIRVVLVKLADRLHNMRTLGALKPEKQQRIARETREIYGPLANRLGIGRFKWELEDLAFKILEPEAFRDVQQQVASKRSDREERLGVTVQLLRDRLASVGLSDCDVSGRPKHLYGIWNKMERQQKAFHEIYDVAALRIICPNLESCYRALAVVHDTFRPIPGRFKDYIGLPKPNGYQSLHTAVIGRHRPIEVQIRTAEMHRVAEFGIAAHWKYKEGGSPAALGADAERFNWLRQLVDWQKDGVGDDSNDFLRSIKEDLFDEEVFVFTPKGDVVGLRKGSTAVDFAYRIHSEVGNCCQGVRINDRLCPLATPLRNGDFVQVMTAKSAHPSLDWLNFVATPTARNRIRQWYKKSHRDENILRGTSMLERELGRDGFDVLLNGEAMAKVARRCNLVATEDLLAALGFGGVTLHQVLNRLREELRLVSAESEPELTNEEVARKVQAPVQHALSPHGETSPILGLEGLEYRMGGCCSPLPGEAIVGTVALGNHGITIHRQDCPNLGAVPVERRLPVQWNPVAAEALRRRYPVQLRIEVLDRVGVLKDILTRLSDHRINVSDARVRTNPGKPARIDLRVELQSAHQLRDTLDQIRSMADVLDIARTGIGS, encoded by the coding sequence ATGCTCCAGGCGGTGACCGGCACAGCGAAGGCAGCTGCTCCTGAGCAGACTGTGACAGCTGGTGCGGCACTGGCTCGAGAGCTGGGTCTGCGCGAGATCCATGGGCCAGCCGATTACGGCATCCAGTTGCCCGAGTGGTTATGCCGCTGCATTGAGCACGTGCCCCCCGGTGCCGGTGACAGTTGCCCCACCGACGCTGAAGGCCTGCTCGCTTCGGCCTTCCATTTCGCCTTTCAGTTGCACGACGGTCAGGTGCGTGCCAGCGGCGAGCCCTACATCTGCCATCCGGTGGCAGTGGCCGACCTACTGCGCGATATCGGTGCCAGTGCCGGCGTGATTGCGGCGGGCTTCCTGCACGACGTTGTCGAAGACACCGACGTCACACCCGAGGAGATCGAACAGCACTTCGGCCTTGAGGTGCGCGGTTTGGTGGAGGGCGTGACCAAGCTCGGCGGCATTCACTTCACCAACAAAACCGAGGCCCAGGCCGAAAATCTGCGCCGCATGTTTCTGGCCATGGCCAGCGATATCCGTGTGGTGCTGGTGAAGCTGGCCGACCGGCTGCACAACATGCGCACGCTCGGGGCGCTGAAGCCCGAGAAGCAGCAGCGCATCGCCCGCGAAACGCGCGAGATCTACGGCCCGCTGGCCAATCGTCTCGGCATTGGTCGCTTCAAGTGGGAACTCGAGGACCTGGCCTTCAAGATCCTCGAGCCCGAGGCCTTCCGCGACGTGCAGCAGCAGGTGGCGAGCAAGCGCAGCGACCGCGAGGAGCGCTTGGGTGTCACTGTGCAGTTGCTGCGCGACAGGCTCGCTTCGGTTGGACTCTCCGACTGTGATGTGAGCGGTAGGCCAAAGCACCTTTACGGCATCTGGAACAAGATGGAGCGCCAGCAGAAGGCGTTCCACGAGATCTACGACGTGGCCGCCCTGCGGATCATCTGCCCCAATCTCGAAAGTTGCTACCGGGCTCTGGCGGTGGTGCATGACACCTTCCGCCCCATCCCTGGTCGCTTCAAGGACTACATCGGTCTGCCCAAGCCCAATGGCTATCAATCACTGCATACAGCTGTGATCGGTCGGCATCGGCCGATCGAGGTGCAGATCCGCACCGCGGAAATGCACCGCGTGGCTGAATTCGGCATCGCCGCCCACTGGAAATACAAAGAGGGCGGTTCGCCTGCGGCTCTCGGGGCAGATGCTGAGCGCTTCAACTGGCTGCGTCAGCTGGTGGATTGGCAAAAGGATGGTGTTGGCGACGACAGCAACGACTTTTTGCGTTCGATCAAGGAAGACCTCTTCGATGAAGAGGTGTTCGTGTTCACCCCCAAGGGCGATGTGGTGGGCCTGCGCAAAGGCTCCACGGCTGTTGATTTTGCCTACCGCATTCACTCCGAGGTGGGTAATTGCTGCCAGGGAGTTCGCATTAATGATCGCCTTTGCCCGCTCGCCACTCCGCTGCGGAACGGCGACTTTGTGCAGGTGATGACCGCGAAGTCGGCGCACCCCAGCCTCGATTGGCTCAACTTTGTGGCCACACCCACAGCCCGCAATCGCATTCGCCAGTGGTACAAGAAGAGCCACCGAGATGAGAACATCCTTCGTGGCACCTCGATGCTCGAACGCGAGCTGGGCCGCGATGGCTTTGACGTCTTGCTCAACGGTGAAGCCATGGCCAAGGTGGCGCGCCGCTGCAATCTGGTGGCCACCGAGGATCTGCTCGCGGCCCTTGGTTTTGGTGGTGTCACCCTGCACCAAGTGCTCAACCGTTTGCGTGAGGAGCTGCGGCTGGTCAGCGCCGAGAGCGAGCCGGAGCTCACCAACGAAGAGGTGGCCCGCAAGGTGCAGGCCCCGGTTCAGCACGCGCTCTCCCCCCACGGCGAGACCAGCCCGATCCTGGGTCTTGAAGGGTTGGAATATCGAATGGGGGGGTGTTGCAGCCCTCTGCCCGGCGAAGCAATCGTGGGAACCGTGGCCCTCGGAAATCACGGCATCACGATCCACAGGCAGGACTGCCCCAACCTCGGCGCCGTGCCGGTGGAGCGGCGTTTGCCGGTGCAGTGGAACCCTGTCGCCGCCGAAGCACTGCGTCGCCGCTACCCCGTGCAGCTGCGCATCGAGGTGCTCGATCGTGTGGGCGTGCTCAAAGACATCCTCACGCGCCTTTCGGATCACCGCATCAATGTGAGTGATGCGCGCGTGCGCACCAACCCCGGCAAGCCAGCGCGGATCGACCTGCGCGTGGAGCTGCAGAGCGCCCACCAGTTGCGCGACACCCTCGATCAGATCCGTTCGATGGCAGACGTGCTCGACATCGCGCGTACCGGCATCGGCTCGTGA
- a CDS encoding chloride channel protein, with amino-acid sequence MSVSRNALAALLTWLGLGLLLGLLERPYQWLSQLGFALQRRLWLDESGVPWHGAALVFVGGLLLLWLAWGPLAAGRGGGLTPALAMQQGAPDAAMQERLSLRTQLIRLPLMVLTHLAGMSVGVESPSASLGAAFFLAMRRRWPSHHAWAGMPLPLFTAIGAGAGLGAAFRSPLLGVTYAIEELSREKGLPLVLPTLLVAGSGALVASRLGQPARLAGLELGVLPGHLWGWALLVTVLGALLGALFVRLLIPLAGWLGRCLRAQHLPAAVAVAGVLTLLALLSGGLSLNDGSLSLAAELQGEPGGTVATLLWRYLASLLSIAAGSPGGLMHDSMSLGSLLAAPLRFLPPEAQAQLAAIGATALFAAANRTPLFCALFVFTLQGDPQLVLPLLLASSISAALAEPLRGITWNEAQVDTSLALVQRRP; translated from the coding sequence GTGAGCGTCTCCCGCAACGCCCTCGCGGCGCTGCTCACCTGGCTTGGCCTGGGCCTGCTACTCGGCTTGCTGGAGCGGCCGTATCAGTGGCTGTCGCAACTGGGCTTTGCATTGCAACGCCGTCTCTGGCTGGATGAGTCTGGAGTGCCCTGGCACGGGGCGGCGCTGGTGTTCGTGGGGGGCCTGCTGTTGCTCTGGCTGGCCTGGGGGCCGTTGGCCGCTGGTCGCGGAGGCGGGCTCACCCCCGCTCTGGCGATGCAGCAAGGTGCGCCGGACGCGGCGATGCAGGAGCGTCTCAGCCTGCGCACGCAGCTCATCCGCCTCCCCCTGATGGTGCTCACTCACCTTGCGGGCATGAGTGTGGGCGTCGAGTCGCCTTCCGCCAGCCTCGGGGCTGCGTTCTTTCTGGCGATGCGTCGCCGTTGGCCTAGCCATCACGCCTGGGCGGGTATGCCTCTGCCGCTGTTCACCGCCATCGGTGCCGGTGCCGGCCTCGGGGCTGCGTTCCGCTCACCCCTCCTGGGGGTGACCTACGCCATTGAGGAGCTCAGCCGCGAGAAAGGGCTGCCGCTGGTGCTGCCCACCCTTTTGGTGGCCGGCAGTGGTGCGCTGGTGGCCTCCCGCCTCGGCCAGCCGGCTCGCCTCGCAGGCCTGGAGCTTGGGGTATTGCCTGGGCATCTCTGGGGATGGGCGCTGCTGGTCACCGTGCTGGGTGCGCTGCTCGGTGCTCTGTTTGTACGCCTCCTGATTCCCCTGGCCGGTTGGCTGGGCCGGTGTCTGCGGGCGCAGCACCTGCCGGCTGCGGTGGCGGTTGCAGGCGTGCTCACCCTGCTGGCGTTGCTCAGTGGCGGCCTCAGCCTTAACGACGGTTCCCTGTCGCTGGCGGCTGAGCTGCAGGGTGAGCCGGGCGGCACGGTCGCCACGCTGCTCTGGCGCTATCTGGCCTCGTTGCTGAGCATTGCGGCGGGGTCGCCCGGGGGCCTGATGCACGACAGCATGAGCCTTGGGTCGCTGCTCGCGGCACCGCTGCGATTCCTGCCGCCTGAGGCCCAGGCCCAGCTGGCGGCCATTGGTGCCACCGCTTTGTTTGCGGCTGCCAATCGCACCCCTTTGTTTTGTGCCCTGTTCGTGTTCACCCTGCAGGGAGATCCGCAGCTGGTGCTTCCGTTGTTGCTCGCGAGCTCGATCAGTGCGGCCCTGGCCGAGCCGCTGCGGGGCATCACATGGAATGAAGCGCAGGTCGACACGTCTTTGGCGTTGGTGCAACGCAGGCCATGA
- a CDS encoding cyclic nucleotide-binding domain-containing protein, translating into MNLQVLLVDSPEQREAIYAIRYAIYVEEMGKSPPAADHQRRWIRDGLDPSARLYAVHNEAGGLVGTLRLNRLSDLSDPLRELEPLPIASLLERFPPEAISYTSRLMLLPAWRGGAALGMLFNRCYGDAAEAGIRVDLCHAKPGLVELYEQLGYRRFCPGLDLVGVGYQVPMLLALHDREHLRHSRSPLLRHPASRQGEDRWGDAGWMASIGESYRGLNHRLVEPDDFWAVVGNALREGVQEIPLFRGLSDEQARALLKTGTVLSCEPGDRLVGEGEPQQELFVVLEGVAEVWRQQDGHRLSLALLERGAVFGEMGFLGRAQRSADVIAVTPMQVLVLTQPFLNRSIRHQPDAAALLLRNLSMVLAERLAQTTDRLWQLSQST; encoded by the coding sequence ATGAACCTCCAGGTGCTGCTGGTTGATTCCCCCGAGCAACGGGAGGCGATCTATGCAATCCGCTACGCCATTTATGTGGAGGAGATGGGCAAATCGCCTCCGGCGGCCGATCACCAGCGCCGCTGGATCCGCGATGGTCTTGATCCCAGCGCCCGGCTCTATGCCGTTCACAACGAGGCCGGTGGCCTGGTGGGCACGTTGCGCCTCAATCGCCTCAGCGATCTAAGCGATCCGCTTAGGGAATTGGAGCCTCTGCCAATTGCGTCGCTGCTCGAGCGTTTCCCGCCGGAGGCGATCTCCTACACCTCGCGCCTGATGCTCCTGCCCGCCTGGCGCGGCGGTGCGGCGCTTGGGATGCTGTTCAACCGCTGCTATGGCGATGCCGCTGAGGCCGGAATCCGCGTGGATCTGTGCCACGCCAAGCCAGGCCTGGTGGAGCTCTATGAGCAGCTGGGCTACCGCCGCTTCTGCCCCGGTCTTGATCTGGTGGGGGTGGGCTATCAGGTGCCGATGCTGCTGGCTCTGCACGACCGCGAGCATCTGCGCCATAGCCGTTCTCCGCTGCTCCGCCACCCGGCCAGTCGCCAGGGTGAAGACCGCTGGGGTGATGCCGGCTGGATGGCCTCGATCGGCGAGAGCTACCGCGGCCTCAATCACCGCCTGGTGGAGCCCGACGACTTCTGGGCAGTCGTGGGGAATGCCCTGCGTGAGGGTGTTCAGGAGATCCCGCTGTTCCGAGGGCTAAGCGACGAACAGGCGCGCGCCCTGCTCAAGACCGGCACCGTGCTCAGCTGCGAGCCCGGTGATCGCTTGGTGGGCGAGGGGGAGCCGCAACAGGAGCTGTTCGTGGTGCTTGAGGGGGTCGCTGAAGTGTGGCGTCAGCAGGACGGCCATCGGCTTTCCCTGGCGCTGCTGGAGCGGGGCGCCGTGTTCGGGGAGATGGGCTTCCTTGGCCGGGCGCAACGCAGCGCTGATGTGATCGCTGTGACGCCGATGCAGGTGCTAGTGCTCACCCAGCCCTTTCTGAATCGTTCCATTCGACATCAACCGGATGCAGCGGCGTTGCTGCTCCGTAACCTCTCGATGGTGCTGGCGGAGCGGTTGGCGCAGACCACCGATCGCCTCTGGCAGCTGAGCCAATCCACCTGA
- a CDS encoding class I SAM-dependent methyltransferase: protein MAAASSAGSYDFNALGTASGELDRLQLQARRSAELERSLLLQMGLQDGQDVLDLACGPGVISRLIAETHSASRVTAMDLNGDLLAAARQEAAAAGLERITFVQGDVYAPPLEPGRFDFIYARLLFQHLEDPLRALQAVRALLKPGGKLCIMDIDDAWLTLVPEPKGFRAFTKAAAQAQARQGGNRNIGRELGRLLEAADFSDVEVHVETVSSRQLGMRAFLDITLGFKRLLLAGDELDAAASTLAAADALVDDPQSWAFVGVFLASGCRP, encoded by the coding sequence ATGGCTGCTGCCTCCTCTGCCGGTTCCTACGACTTCAACGCCCTCGGCACCGCCAGCGGAGAGCTGGACCGTCTGCAGCTGCAGGCCCGCCGCTCCGCGGAGCTTGAGCGCAGCCTGCTGCTGCAGATGGGCTTGCAGGATGGACAGGACGTGCTGGATCTGGCCTGCGGTCCGGGTGTGATCAGCCGCCTGATCGCCGAGACCCATTCCGCCAGCCGGGTGACGGCGATGGACCTCAATGGTGACCTCTTGGCTGCCGCGCGCCAGGAAGCCGCCGCCGCCGGCCTGGAGCGGATCACCTTTGTGCAGGGCGATGTCTACGCCCCGCCGCTGGAGCCCGGTCGCTTCGATTTCATCTACGCCCGGCTGCTCTTTCAGCACCTGGAGGATCCACTGCGGGCCTTGCAGGCGGTACGCGCCCTGCTCAAGCCCGGCGGCAAGCTCTGCATCATGGACATCGATGATGCCTGGCTGACCTTGGTGCCCGAACCCAAGGGCTTCCGTGCCTTCACCAAGGCTGCCGCCCAGGCCCAGGCCCGCCAAGGGGGTAATCGCAACATTGGCCGCGAGCTGGGCCGGCTGCTCGAGGCGGCGGACTTCAGCGATGTCGAGGTGCACGTGGAAACCGTCAGCTCCCGCCAGCTCGGCATGCGTGCGTTCCTCGATATCACCCTCGGCTTCAAACGCCTGTTGCTAGCCGGTGACGAGCTCGATGCCGCTGCCAGCACGCTCGCGGCGGCGGATGCCTTGGTGGATGACCCTCAATCCTGGGCCTTTGTCGGGGTGTTCCTGGCCAGCGGTTGCCGCCCATGA